A genomic segment from Synergistaceae bacterium encodes:
- a CDS encoding ketoacyl-ACP synthase III, which yields MSQIGTNTVIRALSVYLPEKVLDNAELVRQFGNWTEEKIFNKTGVIRRHVVDGELVSDLATKAGEKLLTEHDVHQEEVDFLLLCTECPDYFLPATACVVQNRLGLRKNVGALDYNLGCSGYIYGLALAKGLIAARVARKILLITADTITRVIHPKDKSTRAIFGDAAAATLLEASQEEGVGLFELGTDGSGANKLIIPAGAWACPSSSETRQETANRWGNVRTPENLYMNGPEVLSFTLEVAPPCFDSIMRLNGTSLSEIKFVVLHQASRMLLEKVRDALEIPQEKFVFDIENHGNTTSCTIPIALRDIELTGRLKKGDKVLIMGFGVGLSWGGTVLTWQ from the coding sequence ATGAGCCAAATAGGAACGAACACTGTCATACGAGCTCTGTCGGTTTATCTGCCAGAGAAGGTCTTGGACAACGCGGAGCTGGTCCGCCAGTTTGGGAATTGGACCGAGGAGAAGATCTTCAACAAGACAGGCGTCATCCGGCGTCACGTCGTGGATGGGGAATTGGTTTCCGACCTTGCGACGAAGGCAGGGGAGAAGTTGCTGACGGAGCACGACGTCCATCAGGAGGAGGTGGATTTTCTCCTACTCTGCACCGAATGCCCCGACTATTTTTTGCCCGCCACGGCCTGCGTTGTCCAGAATCGTCTCGGTTTGCGAAAAAACGTGGGCGCGCTGGACTATAATCTAGGCTGTTCGGGGTACATCTATGGGTTGGCGCTGGCGAAGGGCTTGATTGCCGCCCGCGTGGCTCGGAAGATCTTGCTGATTACGGCGGATACCATTACCCGAGTGATACACCCCAAGGACAAAAGCACCCGCGCTATTTTTGGGGACGCCGCTGCGGCTACGCTGCTGGAGGCATCTCAGGAGGAAGGAGTGGGGCTTTTCGAGCTGGGCACCGATGGAAGCGGAGCAAACAAGTTGATAATTCCCGCAGGAGCTTGGGCTTGCCCCTCCTCATCCGAGACGCGCCAGGAGACGGCCAACCGCTGGGGTAATGTCCGCACTCCGGAAAACCTCTACATGAACGGGCCGGAGGTCCTGAGCTTCACCCTCGAAGTAGCGCCTCCTTGTTTCGACTCGATCATGAGGCTGAACGGCACGAGTCTTTCCGAAATCAAGTTCGTGGTTCTACACCAGGCTAGTCGCATGTTGCTCGAAAAAGTGCGCGACGCTCTGGAGATCCCCCAAGAAAAATTCGTCTTCGACATCGAGAACCATGGCAACACAACTAGTTGTACCATACCCATTGCTCTGCGTGACATTGAACTCACGGGGCGATTGAAGAAAGGCGACAAGGTGTTGATCATGGGCTTCGGGGTGGGGCTGTCCTGGGGAGGCACAGTGTTGACGTGGCAGTGA
- a CDS encoding nitroreductase family protein, whose product MSMENEAIKTILARRSVRRYENKPVDREKIDKILECASAAPSANNFRPWHFVEVTKREALDVLADIHPYGKMLAQAPLAIIVCAEKERQGSPDVWWEQDCSAAMENILVSATALGLGSVWLGVYHHEASGFPNKIRGLLGIPSHIQVMGIAAIGYGAEEKPSHQGIDPARVHQERW is encoded by the coding sequence ATGTCTATGGAAAACGAGGCGATCAAGACGATATTGGCGCGGCGGAGTGTGCGCCGCTACGAAAACAAACCAGTGGACCGGGAGAAAATCGATAAGATTTTGGAGTGCGCCTCAGCAGCCCCTAGCGCAAACAACTTCCGTCCTTGGCATTTTGTCGAGGTGACAAAGCGTGAGGCCCTCGACGTTCTGGCGGATATTCATCCTTACGGGAAGATGCTGGCTCAGGCACCTTTAGCGATCATTGTCTGCGCGGAAAAAGAAAGGCAGGGCAGCCCCGACGTCTGGTGGGAGCAGGATTGCAGCGCTGCTATGGAGAACATTCTGGTATCGGCCACGGCTTTAGGTTTGGGCAGCGTTTGGCTTGGCGTTTATCACCACGAGGCGAGCGGTTTTCCGAACAAGATCCGCGGCCTTTTGGGGATTCCCTCTCATATTCAAGTTATGGGCATTGCCGCCATCGGTTACGGCGCAGAGGAGAAACCCTCTCATCAGGGCATCGACCCAGCCCGCGTCCATCAAGAGCGCTGGTAG